The Magnolia sinica isolate HGM2019 chromosome 9, MsV1, whole genome shotgun sequence sequence TTGGTAGGTATGGGCAAGGCCCGCATCTCTCCTAATGGGCCGGCTTCCATATATAGTGGACTTCTCGTGGGTACAATGGGCTGTCATCTAGGTAATCGTACAAGAGTGTTAACGATGCAAGACATAAATATTTAATATATCAGAAATCATaatacaattaatcatggcaataaaacaatttattttaatcataTGGAGAGTAAACATGTCGGGATTACTCACTTAATGATTTAGAGAGAAATTTGATGGAGCAGATCAAAGAATACCTATAATCCATATGCAATACAccataatattaaaataaattgataaaAAAATATCAAGTTCATAAAGCCATTGATTTGTTTTGATTACTAAGGCCATAAATGGAAGTGATGCTTAGGTTTTACAAGGTAATGTACCTAATGGAtagattttatcttatttatcCCAACCAAAAAGGGTATGCTAGATATAATAAGTtgacccaccaaatggatggcttagatcttatAATAGTATGCTATGATGATATATATTTTAGCCTATGGATGTTTTGTCCTAAACACACATGTGGCATAGATAAGTTTTACCATGCATCTATGCATggtagaaatatatatatatataatacacaattttttttatatgtggGTCCTATTACAAGTATATGAATTGATTAAATGGTTACCACCACTATAGTGACTATTGGGAAGAAATTTCAATCAAATCCAAAAATCTGTGGGAGCTGTAATAACCTAAACGATTATCATACAACCACCATTGTTTTCTTACTGAACGGGCCACATATATTTTGGATATGTCCTAAATTTACACTCCTAGCCCAAATTGGCTTTCCAAATcaaatggatggggtagatacaatacatatatcattgtgggtccacaATCTTATGACCCAAGATCATCTCCAACGTTAGAAATCGCACTTGGTTTCAAACATCGGAACCGaactttttatttgtatttatttatttgaatggGTCCCATGATAATCTAAGTTATGGGTGAGATGGTTAATCCTTACATAAAGGGTGAGTCCAAAAGCCTCCTCGAAACAATACTTCTGCGGCGCACACGAATGCTCAATGGTAACAATTCATTTTTCACTATTTAAGGCACTATGGACCACATGAATTTTCTTTCGAGTAAACTTTTCAACCCAAAGTCTCTTATTAAGTGACAAGATCAATAGACGGTATGGATTTGCACTTGCATCAAGATGGTCCCGCATAAATGATCCATGGATCCGAATCAATTCCAATTTCGTAAATACATAAATTTTACTTTTCCACTCCGAAGAGTTTttatacatattttatataattattttttccCTGATGGTCCATACATAATATGTGTGCATAAAATCTATCACATTCACTATTTTACTAACATCGTTTTAGGACACTggtaaaaaaataaggcagattcgtGATTCTGGGGGACCGGAGGATCATGAACAGCACGGACcattcttccaccattaaaacctataCCTTCCTTATTTCGGGCTTTCCTAACTATCTATCTGAGATCTGAGTCATTCATTGGTTATCCCAATTATTTTTGAATGGTCAAAATAATTAGTATCTTCATTAGAAGTTTTTTCGGCCCCTATAAATCTTCCAACTGCGAATGTACCATGAATTCTATTTTAAATattatggcccacccaaatgttGGTTTGACCTATTTTTTGAAGGTTTGCCATATTTTGGTCATCAGAATCTAATGGACTGAATTGATCGGGCACTAAATGCAATAATAAGCCTAACACGTAATTCGAGAAAAAGTAAAATAAGTATTTGGGTGTTTGTTTTTCTTACTTGTTTACATACATGAGGCTCCGATGTTCACCGTGCATATTCGCACTTGTTGATATATGTGCACATGCATTGCACGCAtggtaaatccacatcgtccatcatgcaggcccaaagcataataatataaataaataaaaaataaaaataaataaaataaaatactaatctTGCAAGCCCTTCTTCCCCTTTATCTATCTCTCACCCCTATCTTTTCtctcttgatttatttatttatttattttattttttatgatcgGAGGGAAGGTCCACCCTTATAAAGAAAGGATGGTTCCTTGGATAAGATGGATAAGATAAGGGTGAAGATTGTTGCAATCGatttcatctttaaaaaaaaaaaaataataataattatttttttaattaaaaaatttcaaaacttaAATTTTTTAGCCAACATAAAATTTTAAGTTGTTATAGTAGTTCCCTTTTATCTACACCTGCGTGTCAGATTTATTGAAAGACCTTAGCTCTAGGAATTGCCTGTCTACCTTCATACATTGGGTCAACAGTAGGTTGTAATCTCCGCATTGCTCAGTCATCTCTCATCAGCATGCTTCTCCACGAAACACCTTGCTCTTAGTTAGGTTGGTTATCCCTATTTAGTGGTAAGTATTTGCATTTTTGTATTCATCTCTTCATTATATCTCAGCTCAATCACGCAATTGTTGCACCTTCGAAAGTCCTTAAttttcaaagcaaaaaaaaaaaaaaaaaaaaaacactcaatgAAGGAATATCCTAACTTCCGCAAATAGCCTAATAGCGCACTCGATAGTTAGCTAAATAGATGACTGGTCATGCTCCCAACCAAGCTCCGCTCTATCTCTACGCTAGGATTGATGGTTCCGTTTGAATCAGTCTGAGTCAGTTCTGGCACGCCTGCAAATCTTACACATGTACCATGTGACTGAATTCTGAACCAATAGAACCATGATGTCTAtgttatatccattctgtccatctattccACAAACTCATTCCAAGACATTAACCCGAACATTAGGCagatcaaaactcaagtagaccacaccacaagatgtGAGGATGGAAACAACTAGGGTTAAGAAGTCTTCGAAGGTCATGTAAGTTTGGATCAtactgacatttgtgttttcccctcatcccCTTGTGAATCACCATCTGATAGGGTTAGATGGCATTTACACATAACAGTgccaagaaggtttcaaaggtgatCCATTTCATCCCCacttatttcctgtagtgtggctcacttgagttttcgatTTTCCTCATCATGTCTTCAGTTGCTGCAATGAGTTGGCTAAATGAATGGctagagtggatataacacaaacatcacacaGTAGGCTTCTCCGGGCATCCAGTTACGGGGACTTCCTTTAACCCGGGGTACGAGGCGGGTTGGTTTCCTTCGAAAGTTAAGGGGGCATTTCTTATCTTACAGGCTCCTTTTGAAGAAGGGTGCTTAAGCAACGAATATTAATTTTGAGGTTTCTTGCCTTGGCATTTATTCTCGCTAGTAATTACTGGTTTCTCATGCATTAGGACATGATTAGAAAAGCCCTGACGGATCCATTTCGGACATATGGGAGCCGGACTAATTTCGGCCACTGATCTGATGGTCCTATTGCGGAGCCACTCATGGAATGTACGGTGAATATGATATGGGAcgcgatggatggagtggatgttacgCTCAGGCTCCACAGAGCAAGGATGTTTAACTTTCAACGTGCAACACGTGTTGCAGAGGATTATGGTGCAATAGatacaaattttttttcttttaaaaaaaaaaaaaaaaaaaaacatggaatgCTGTGTTCTGCGTTGCTTTTGGCTGTGAAGTTTCGAATTTAATTCTGTTTAATATTCCATCTTTCATTTGCTTGTGAGAGAAATCTTCTCCCTTATGATATTCCTTTATTGCTTGCTGTCCTTTTATCAGCctttgcttctttttctttttcttttttcttttcttttgcttctCATACTGGCCCGGCAATCCAGTACTGAACAAAACTTCAGCGAATTTTTCATGGAGCATattaaatggacggttgaaaatatGAGAGTCAGTCGTCCAAATTCATTGGACTTATGATTCCCACGCATCCATTTCACATGCATGGTAGATGACATGCCCCCCAACTTAAACAATATTAGTGGCGAGCCATCACCATAGAACAGCCCTCAATATTTTTTATTAGTTGGGTTATTTTGTTCAATAACCTATGAGTTTTGGCCCACTTTTCATGGGCCACTTCCATgctactgatgtagagcgggtcgcggacagttacatggccaagatggatcagaaaaggcccggtcgacgacagaagtgatccagaccatcgaaccttaaatcgggcgtatcttgcaatccggaatgagttatctgatgtaaaatatatgattttggggtagaacgagctactgaagccaaccaaccccactacgccgggttgcgcagcccggaattgcgaaaaacccctggatcgatggtcgtttccctgttttaattttgtttttactataaatagtaagttttagtttgattataactcttcatccgttgggctttaggagttgtgcccaacgtaaaaagagcttagaataattaggagaacgggttggtgaagccaaataggacacttactatttttggccgaaaaccttgcgcactagtagacatcacgaccgtctataaatagtaagtttactatttatagtaagtcgcggattctaagagtttgagttgtagtttgattctaatttctttcccattgcttggtacccctatttaaagggttgtaaactcgtttttaatcatcaattaatcaatttcgaatttttagaatttatttctattttctgttttctttcctcgtggatttgagaagtctctgtgaggagtccagagaagctccgtggattcggagtagttatcctcatcacgttcatccctgcgtcagctaCAATCTTAATGAACCGATCATTGACCACCATCATGACATATATTAATACCACAATGGGTTAACACACACAGAGACACAGAAATACAAACATGGGAAAAgaggaaattttattttttatttttaaaaaaacacattTTGTTGGTTGAGAATTTTTGCTCAAGTGTTCTCAGAACACTATAAGTCATAGTGCTCCTACTTAATTGGATTGGGACACTTAGACCATCTAATAATTCGATCTGACCTATCtattattgtaaaaaaaaaaacatttcatgagtaacattgattgaatcatccaATCCATCTTTGGTCATATTTTCCAGAGTCATCTCTTTTCCATGACGTGGATGGGACGGTTACTAATGACTAACGAAAGTGATTCTTCCTAATCATAAACAATCCTTGATGGGTCATGtaagttaaaaaaagaagaacTATAACTTAGTGTGTGGTTGCATTGGTTAACTTGGACAGTTCAATCTATCTATCTGTCTGTCTATTAAGTTTAGAAAATATTTCATTAAATGCTATTCTAAAACCATAGTGATTGAACGATCAAATCCATCCTCGATTTTTCTTACGTAGACTAATAAAAGTAATTCTTTAATATTCTAAGCAATATTCCACGATGGGCCCCAACAAAAAGATTTATCAAATCACTAATTAATCAATTCTACCCACCAACTCATCATCAGGCTACACTTTGTTAATTTATGTTGGAAATTCCTATGCAAGTAGTTTGCACCATACTACAGTCCAAATGAGTTGTATTTGACAATTCAAAAAGCAATCTGAACCATACATCTAGTCTAGTTCAGTCTCCATGCTGAATATGCCAAAATCTCACTGACGGTATAAACCTAAGAATCAGAATAATGACGCCTTTCATTCCGTCCGTCTGTTTTCAATAGTTACTGATCAAATGGTTATTAACATTTGGATCAAAGCTATTCTTAAGAGACAATCGAGACCATTTCTGTGAACGTTTATGGAtcatatggttaggatcatcttatgGTTACCATTTCAACTTGATGGCCCAAGAAGATTGTAGAGTAAGCGTATGGTCGAGATTGATGATCAGATGTGCTGCCGGTAAAATGGGTTGCCTTAGATCAGTCCCCATCATCTATTGGAGTTCAAATCGATTGGACTGAATCATACACCAACTAAACAATAAAAGCTTAGATTCTAGATGGTTTAGTTAGGGTTGATCTACGTTCAATTAATGTTTTGGCTTCACTAGCCCATCTTAGTCTTTTTTTAGCAACAAATTCAAActtggtgtgctcccaccttccGAGGAAAAAATAAAAGGTCTTTGAAAGTCAGATGAAATTATTGTTAAATTGGAATGAAACAGCATCGATGGGACGTGCAACAAGAAGAAATGCCACATGAAGAAAGAGAAAACGGAGTTATAGTCAAGTTTCAGCTGTAGGTGATCCATCCCCACATTTTAGTGCTGTGGCAACAAATTTAAATACATCTCATTTATTGGCTCATGTCCAACTATCCACTGTAGTAATAGATGTATGGAGTGGATATTACagttatcatggtgggcccaagaaaGCCCTTATTGTAGAGGTTCCCTAATACTCCGTCTCAGAAAGGCTACATGCAAAGAGGAGATGTGCCTGTGAGCTACTTGCATGGCAGaactaaaatgacaaaaatactctAGAAACTTCCCACTTTTGGTTTATTCCCCGTGGGCAATCGCAAGGGAATAAAAAGTGAGATGTTTCTAAGCCACCCTTTTCTCCAAGCGGCCACATGACGCTAGATGACATTCCATATAGTAGACAAATCAAAGTTCTATTATCATTAATGAATGACTTGGGTTCACTTACCATCTGAGTCTTCCCTTAAGGGATAATTCCAGGACATGGTAATCAAAGAGagatttctttcattcttttgtaTCCAGAAATGAGGAATGGAAAGCTTGCTGGGAGGCTTATGCAAAACACAAGGAGCTTCCAAAGCATTACATCAAAAGAAACACTTGTAGAAGTAAAACCAGCATCTACACAAGACATCACAAGCTGTAATCGTATAGCATCCATGAAAAGGAGGCTACAACCAGAGGCGCCTGATGAGAACAACATGGTGTCCATCTACAGGGTTCCAGCTAACATGCGCCAGGTGAACACCAAAGCCTATGATCCCAACATCGTGTCTATTGGCCCTTTCAACCGCGGCCTAGATCGCTTGCGGGGAATGGAAGAGGTCAAATGGAAATTCCTCCGTCGTCTCTTGGATCCGAACCTGGGACACCAAGTGACATTAGAGTCCCTTTTCGACGACATGAAGAGCTTAGAGGATAGGGCAAGGAAGTGCTACTCAGAGACAATCAAGCTTGGCAGTGATGAATTCATCGAGACCATGATCCTCGATGGTTGCTTCATAATTGAGCTCTTCCGCGAATCAATCAAGCCAAAAAACATGAATGAACCTTTCTTCACGATACAACGGATGGTGCATCTTCTCCGGCGTGATTTCATCATGCTTGAAAACCAACTCCCACTATTTGTTCTACGGAAATTGTTTGATCTAACGGCTGTCCCAACAACCTCAAGCACAATGATGTCCCTCCAAGAACTAGCCCTCAATTTCTTTGGTCCCTTAATGAGTAGAGTCCGAAATCCTCCCAACCAGATCAAGGTAAAGGCAGGCCATTGTGGGAACCATTTGCTTGACCTCTTCCATGCAAGTATCCTTCCATCACATCCCATTCATTGTGGACATCAGGGCCACGTATTCCGGTCAGCCACCGAGCTCGAAGAATCTGGAGTGAAGATTGAGGAAGGAAAGCATCATGGGCCATTGGATGTGAGCTTGAAGATCAAAGGAAAAggttggggcccattggatgGGCTCTTCAGGACTGGGGTCTTGAAGATCCCTCCGCTGAGCATCGAAGATTATACAGGAACCTTGTTCTGTAACCTTGTCGCCTTTGAACAATGCCACCCCCAATGCAGTCCTGATTTTACGACGTACTTGTTCTTCCTTGATGGCCTTATAAATTCAGCGAACGACGTCGAGCTTCTACATTACTCAGGGGTTATCCAACATTCCTTAGGCAGTGATGATGAGGTAGCGCGCCTTGTTAACAGCCTCTGCAAAGAGATTGCCCTCGACATGGATAATTCATATCTATGCATGCAATCTAAGGATCTCTATAATTACTGCAATGATGATTGGGTGCGTTTGCGAGCAACAGTTGTGCATAAGTATTTCAGCAACCCATGGGCAAAATTTACAACTATAGCTACAATTTTGATATTCCTAGTCGCCAACATTAAAAAATTAGGCAACTTTGTTTCTTACATGAGTAGCTTGTCCAAGAACAAGAACATGTAATGGCTACTTCTTTCTTGTGTTTGCCTCTGATATGGTGGCATTTGAAATTAATTGAAGAACATATAGTAAAAATGAAGATTTCTACgaggttttagttttttttttttttcaaacttcatgAATATATTCACCATTTTATATATAATAGGAGTCTTTCTTTAGTTTCCCTATACACATCCGATTTCCTCATTGATATGCTGCTTTCAtatattaaaagaaaaggaacataGAGAGGACCATCAGTGCTCTATATTTCACACGATTCAGAACGACCAAAGATTGTGTAATGGTTATTTGCAACATTTTCGTATACAAAATCCCTCAGGAACAGAGGTACAAGCTGTAAAAAGATTGCAAGTTGAGGGAAGGGGAGATCAAGATATTCCATGATCTTCAGTACTTCTGATTTGATATATGATCTGTCCTTTTCAACAAGCACGACACTGGAAATATCATCAGGGGACCGTCCAGATATTTATAGCAATTTCTTGCCTGATTCTCTCTGGAGTGCTTCGTCCCTGATTCTCCTCTTATGATCATTGGCACGCACAAATCTCACATCCCCATTACATAAGTTGCAAACAACATCAAATATTTTGTAGTTCCTAAGTCAATTGCCAATATTTGCAAACCAAGTTGATTCATACAAACGGATAGATACTACCTATCTTTTTATTCACTTTCAAATAAATTTAAATGATTGATGTCTCTTCAATTTTGACCTGGCTGTTTCTCATATTCGTATAGGGGAATAAATGTTGAGTAAACATCCACATTTGCATTCAtagaaatttgaaagaaattaacatatcttttttttttcgtcAAGAGGGGACACGTTGCTATATTTTTGATAAAATGAACAGAGGATGTACAACCAtactttcaggtgggccccacaaaccctgtctgaaaaaaaaataaaaacaatggcATGACCTCCTTATGTGCCGAAGGATATCCCTGCAGCTCTATCCCACTCTGATCGAGGACAGCGCCAGCACCGAAGGAAACCGACCCACGCTCCACAATACTAGCAAAAACAGGGCAGCAGACAGGCCGCAGCTGCAACCAAAAACACCTGATGCAACAAACACATCTGACTGAGCTACGACTGGCCAACACCCAGAATCTCACAAAcatcaattttattattattattattattttttccctgCGCTGACCATCATCTTTCCCGACTGCGAGAATTAAGTCTACTCCTTTAGATTGGAGGAACTTGGCATCCGATTCCTCTTCAACTATTTGAACCTTTGTTCAAGAATCAAAGTTCTTGCCTTCCATAAAGCCATGATGGTGTGCTCCcaactttctttaaaaaaaacacaCTTTAATTATACTAAATAGAGAAACCCTTAATTCTAAGACATGTAAATGACAAAATAGTAGATTTAGAATTATGTTAAAGTTGATTAATGCAATTGCATATCGATGAAAATACATGATAATGCATGCAATGCAGAACAAAACACGGCCCCTAGGCCTAGGGCATAGATCTATCATCAATGGAttcatactcttttttttttagaagagaATTTTATCGAAGAAGTGAAAAAGATAAATAAGACATTCGAGCCAACTAAAAAAGTCGGGCCCTTGCCTATCGTATGAGATCATATACAAAGTCCAACCCACAACCAAAGAGAGAAATACTATCAAGACAACGACCTTCAAAACGACAATTAGCCCTCACCCCTTTCAGTTCTTCTTTTCCTTATCATCCCCACTCCTATATTATCCATAGCCAGAGATCCCCAAATGTTCCTCGGAAGATCAGCTCAACTTCTACAGATTCTGTTGGGACAACTCTCGCTTGCCATTTTTGCTAAGCCATCTATTATAGCATTACCCCCCGAAGGGTATGGGAGAAAGAGAGGTTAAGGGAAGCTTTCTTGCTCAGAATGATCCCCACATGATACCAAATATTCCATGGATTATGGGCAAGGAGATTAGCAATTGCACTAATATAAGAGTCGGTCTCTATTAGAATCTTAGATAGCCCCATCTCTTCACAAATTTCTAGACCATCTAGCATTGCTTGAGCTTCAACGATGGTGTTGGATACCTAACCATATCTCctatgaaaagaaaagataaagcACCCACGATGATCTCTACAAACACCACATCCTCCACCTTCCCCCGAGTTCCCCTTGAACAAGCCATCAATATTCAATTTCAGCCATCCAAGATCCGGCTTCTTTTAACTGACTATTTGAAATGTGTCTTCTTTCTTCTAAATGTTTGGGCTTAGACCCAAGACTTGTAATGGTATCTTTTCAAACAGAGTCCCTGTCAGGTTTCGATAACCGATTCCCCACTTCTCTAAACCCCTGTCATTAGATTAAGAGAGTTCCACACTATCATGAGATATAGGCTCTGTGCCCTCTCGCGTAGTAAGAGAAAGAGTGCTCTAGGCACTGTGCAAGTCTCTATCTCATATAGTATGGAGGTTCGCATTGCCCACACCCTGAGGGAGGCCAACTCAGTTGCAGACGGCCTGGCTCGATTGGGGAGTGATGGCCAAGTGGACTGGGTTTACCGTTCGTTGGGAGACCTCCCCCTTACCATTTGTGGTATTCTGTTCTTAGACAGAGTCAGGTTGGGCAGCCTACGAGTAGCCTAATCTCTTTTCCGCTTCTTTTTTGATTtccatacaataggtgggcccgcAACATTTTCGTTGGCCTTGCCCGAATTTAGCCCTGTATAGTTTTGATGTGCTTCACATCTTTTTGAATacaaggatttttttatttttatttttattttttattttttttttaagtctcTATCTCATATAGAGACATTAGTACGATATAGACTAGAAAAGTGGGGGATCCATGTGTGGTATTGTGCATTCAACGAATAAGATAAGGAGCGTTGGGTTGTGTCATCCATGGAGCAAACATCACAACATAATTAAGAGGATCCTATTTGCATATTCCATAGCAAGTTAGATAATACTAATGGGTTGTCCTAGAGCTTCTAGGACAGTTGATTCCCAGCGTTCGTTGCTACTTGAGGGTGGTCTCCGAACACCATCTCTAGTAGCATTAGCAGATCTTGTAGCTTATTCCAAGTACGCCTATCCTTATTTCATGGTTTCTCTAAGATAGGGCTTTTTCAAGCTTGTTATTTTAGATAATTGGGGTTTAATTAATAGTTTTGGGAGGTTGGGAGAGAGGAAAATGAAGAGACTTGAGTGTCCTGTAGGGGTGAGATTTGATGGTTGGATAGAGGTACAAAATCAACATCGGGTTGGGGAGCTCGCCACTCTGTTTGTTGCTAATATTCCTTTTGATTGTAGAAAGTTGTAGCTGAAAGATCAATGTGGGAAGTTTGGAGAGGTCGTGGATGTCTTCATCCCAACTTTTCCCAAATCGAGGAGATTGCCATGTGTATAGGTGAAAGTGGTCTGACCACTCATGGGGTCAGCACAGACTCACAAACACACGCTTCCTGGCCCAAGATTGGAAGAAAGGACCAGGGTTGATCATGACCAAAGGACTTCTGAACAATCCTATCTTAGATCGATTTGAAGGATAATAGGCGACGACCTCCCAAGCTGAGGCCACGACACCGTATATCTCCAAGTTCATGCCGAGCCTGTCTGACCCCCGAGGAATGCCCAAATTTATCCAATCTGCCCGATCTATTGAGGGCTCGACTTAGCTAGCCCTCGACAGGCGACCAAAAGACCAGTCGGTTTGATGAGATCGAGGGGCTGGTCATCCAGGATGACGAATTACCTCATCGTGGAGATGAGCCTGCCCCCTGTGCCCAAGCACGGATAGACCAAAGAATTAGTCAGTCGACTGGCGATGGTTAGTGTGGAAGACAACCCTGAGCCGACCACGGAGGTCAACCCAACTGATCCGGGACTCAGCCCAGCTCGGCCCAGCTCGGCTTCGACTGTTTGTCACATGTTTTTAGGACCAACCACTTCCACACTTATAACCCCCACAAATTTCGCATAACAGTTGAGAAACATACGTAAGAATTGCACTTGTAATCGAGAACCGTTTCTAATCCCAATAATGACCCCTCTATACTATAAATAGGGGACCCGTCTACACTAAGAGGTACGCATAATCTCACCTAAGAAAGCTTGTCCACACGACTTGACCTAGATTTCTAGCcaaactttggcatcggagggtcccctgccatAGTCAGGGTCTCTTTTGTCTTCTTTGTGTGCGGGTATCCAAGTCCAATGGTTCGGCGaaaagggtgaaccagatttctgcatcaatacCATGCATGGTTTCAGATTCATGATATTCTAGTGAAAGTATGAGGTGGAGCTGGTAAGGGAGAAGCTAAATGAGAGAAAGTTGAGAGGTAGGTAAATATCTATTCGATAGGCACACCAAAGAGTGGAGTAGGAGCATCCAGAAAATTCCCCTCCTAAGAAGGGGGCTCAATAGAGAGATCCTCTAAGGATATGCAAGAACTATTAGGAGTGCGTGTTGTAGGGGTAATAAGACTATGTCCTGAAGTTTCAGGCAATGCAGTGGTTGTTCGAAATAGAATCCCaatgtgtaagagagagatggcCTAATTGTACGTAGTTACCAAGTAGATCTCCGGCAAATGAAGATTTGAACTTGCCAACACTCTAATAGGAAGTAGAGAGCTCTAAGACATTGACCCTTCGGTTAGTCTATGGTATGTGGGTGACCCCTTTTGGAGCTTTGAGGGTCAAGGTATCTAGGCCATCAGAGAATACCTTTCTAATTGTACTCTGAACAGGGAGGAGGCCATGAAATTTCAGAGAGACGAAGCTCTACAGCATAATATGGCATTGAGTGATGTCAACAGATGGGGACCCTCGTTGGTGGTAACAAACAAAGGAACTTGGATTAGAATTGAGGGGATTCTGACCTACACGCGGTCTGAGAAAATTATAGGGCAAATTGCAAAAACATTAGGGTCAGTAATTAAGCTTGATGAGCGCACGTCGAATGTTTCTTTCATGATGTATTCTCAGGTTAAAATCATTCCTCATCCAACAACGCTATTGAATTAGATGTTTGACATAGAAATGGATGACCTATGTTTTCCAATAATCGCATATTTTGAACTTGCTATGATGATCGAAGTAAGAAAAAGACCAGTGAGTAAAGATCCTCAACCTGTTCAACAGCATGAATCAACTAAGCAGCGAGTGGTTAGGTCTTTTGGAGGGCCCAGTGAGAGGAGAATAGATGAGAAAGGTGGCGATAGTAGACATTCCTAGTCCATTTTTTCTGGTATAGAAAATGCTTAATGTAGGGCTATGAAGAACTAGCAGCCCAGAACCAAGGTGATGTGAGGAACTAGGTCTTTCCAGGTGAACCAGTCATTAAGAGTGGAGGCAGGGCTAAACCACAACTCATCCATAGAGAGTGGGCTAAATGCAGTAGTTTCTAGAGGCATGTGGATCCAGGGAACCTCAAGAGAAACCATGGAAatagagagcttgggagggttgTTTGCCTGGGGTCTAGCAGTTGTTTATTGAATCACAACAGAGTGTAGTTCCACAGTTGAAAGAACACAGAAATGCATAGATGCTACTAGTGGAGGTGGTGGAAGCCCAAATTATGGTTACACAAGACAACAGGAATTAATGCTCTGGAATTATGGTGGGCCTGGTCAGTTGCTACCGACATGCCAGAGAGGGAAGCAAGTAGAAATGATGAGATTAATGTAGTT is a genomic window containing:
- the LOC131255948 gene encoding UPF0481 protein At3g47200-like, with protein sequence MRNGKLAGRLMQNTRSFQSITSKETLVEVKPASTQDITSCNRIASMKRRLQPEAPDENNMVSIYRVPANMRQVNTKAYDPNIVSIGPFNRGLDRLRGMEEVKWKFLRRLLDPNLGHQVTLESLFDDMKSLEDRARKCYSETIKLGSDEFIETMILDGCFIIELFRESIKPKNMNEPFFTIQRMVHLLRRDFIMLENQLPLFVLRKLFDLTAVPTTSSTMMSLQELALNFFGPLMSRVRNPPNQIKVKAGHCGNHLLDLFHASILPSHPIHCGHQGHVFRSATELEESGVKIEEGKHHGPLDVSLKIKGKGWGPLDGLFRTGVLKIPPLSIEDYTGTLFCNLVAFEQCHPQCSPDFTTYLFFLDGLINSANDVELLHYSGVIQHSLGSDDEVARLVNSLCKEIALDMDNSYLCMQSKDLYNYCNDDWVRLRATVVHKYFSNPWAKFTTIATILIFLVANIKKLGNFVSYMSSLSKNKNM